Proteins encoded by one window of Chryseobacterium sp. POL2:
- the dnaN gene encoding DNA polymerase III subunit beta: MRFIVASGELQKALQTVSGVISGSQSRPILENYLFELEQNNLKVTASDGETTLITSIEVMSDDTGKIAVPAKIFQDFLKTYGEQPLTLVVKDAPEGNGSVLEILDEKDNFSVALDNAEDYPELPEFDASQKVVMPGGVLADALSNTLFATSNDSLRPVMTGVLFQFAEHETNFVSTDSHRLVVYKRTDLQNAEPMEFIMPKKPLAIFKNILNNSAEEVAIEFNENMAQFTFGNNVWICRLIDGKYPNYNAVIPKENPNVLTINRSLLLSSIRRASIMSNKSTNQVRFKLSGNVLHLHAEDTEFANKADMQIPCDYNGEDINIGFSSKFLTEMLSVLGADDITFKMSQPNRPGIIEPIDGLEDNENILMLSMPVIGL, translated from the coding sequence ATGAGATTTATTGTTGCCAGTGGCGAATTGCAAAAAGCCTTACAAACTGTTAGTGGTGTAATTTCTGGTTCGCAATCCAGACCAATTTTGGAAAACTATCTTTTTGAGTTAGAGCAAAATAACTTGAAAGTGACTGCGTCAGACGGAGAAACAACTTTGATAACGTCTATCGAGGTTATGTCGGATGATACAGGAAAGATAGCTGTGCCTGCTAAAATTTTTCAGGATTTTTTGAAAACTTATGGTGAACAGCCTTTGACTTTGGTTGTGAAAGATGCGCCAGAAGGCAATGGTAGCGTTTTGGAAATTTTGGACGAGAAAGATAATTTCTCTGTAGCACTAGACAATGCAGAAGATTATCCGGAGTTGCCAGAATTCGATGCGTCTCAAAAAGTGGTAATGCCCGGCGGTGTTTTGGCTGATGCCCTTAGCAACACGTTGTTTGCGACAAGCAACGACTCGCTTCGTCCAGTAATGACAGGCGTTCTGTTCCAGTTTGCAGAACACGAAACCAATTTCGTATCAACAGATTCTCACAGATTGGTGGTTTACAAAAGAACCGATTTGCAGAATGCTGAGCCAATGGAGTTCATCATGCCAAAAAAACCTTTAGCGATTTTCAAAAATATTTTGAACAATTCGGCGGAGGAAGTAGCCATCGAGTTCAACGAAAACATGGCGCAATTTACATTTGGTAACAATGTTTGGATTTGCCGTTTGATCGATGGAAAATATCCTAACTACAACGCAGTTATTCCAAAAGAAAATCCAAATGTATTGACCATTAACAGAAGCTTGTTGTTGAGTTCTATCCGCAGAGCGTCTATTATGTCAAACAAATCGACTAACCAAGTTCGTTTCAAATTATCAGGCAATGTGCTTCACCTTCATGCAGAAGATACAGAATTTGCAAACAAAGCAGATATGCAGATTCCGTGCGATTATAATGGAGAAGACATTAATATCGGATTCAGTTCCAAATTTTTGACAGAGATGTTATCGGTTTTAGGAGCAGACGATATCACTTTCAAAATGTCACAACCCAATCGCCCAGGTATTATTGAGCCAATCGACGGTTTGGAAGACAACGAAAATATTTTGATGCTTTCTATGCCGGTAATCGGATTATAA
- a CDS encoding diacylglycerol kinase — MNKPPLHQSFKYTFQGFFWLLRNERNFQIHIAGLLINLALVTILPLQTLEIIAVIGVSFLVLITEALNTCIEKICDYIQPNFDSRIGIIKDIAGAAVLLSAILAVVVGLLVYWKYIFN, encoded by the coding sequence ATGAACAAACCGCCTTTACACCAAAGTTTCAAATATACTTTTCAAGGTTTTTTTTGGCTTTTACGTAACGAAAGAAATTTCCAAATCCATATTGCAGGATTGTTAATTAATTTGGCGCTGGTCACTATTTTACCTCTTCAGACTTTAGAAATTATAGCTGTAATTGGCGTTTCATTTTTGGTTTTAATCACAGAAGCGCTTAATACATGCATCGAAAAAATCTGTGACTACATCCAACCTAACTTCGACTCCAGAATCGGAATTATCAAAGACATTGCTGGCGCCGCTGTTTTATTGTCTGCAATATTAGCTGTTGTAGTTGGGCTTTTGGTGTATTGGAAATATATATTTAATTAA
- a CDS encoding T9SS type A sorting domain-containing protein, with translation MKKKLLLSAFIVFLATKHIFSQETKFSFETSEGFTLGNFNGQKGWSNWGYVDASHSQVVNTIASLGNNSVSITANAEQEENWGGIFYDVPNYPRMSISADVYMDSVGASDYDMLTLYSMDVEEYERLGGFYYNFDSTLEVGDFTSITTKSWQANKWYNLKVNVDFSTKKIEYFIDQVKVLTSTFNSQVTSIKEFDFEFDNYQSGFKVDNVKIQNLDNLDIHNVDKVQIQLYPNPTGDVLNIKGVKELDVLSVFDASGKLVYQSQSLSPIDVKSWKSGLYVVKIKTKTSEFINKFLKN, from the coding sequence ATGAAGAAAAAACTACTTCTTTCCGCGTTTATAGTATTCTTAGCAACAAAGCATATATTTTCACAAGAAACTAAATTTTCTTTTGAAACTTCCGAAGGCTTTACTTTGGGTAATTTCAATGGTCAAAAAGGATGGAGCAATTGGGGCTATGTCGATGCGTCACATTCTCAGGTTGTTAATACCATTGCGAGTTTAGGCAATAACTCGGTGTCAATAACCGCAAATGCGGAGCAGGAAGAAAATTGGGGCGGTATTTTTTACGATGTTCCCAACTATCCAAGAATGTCCATCTCTGCCGATGTTTACATGGATTCGGTTGGCGCTTCGGATTATGATATGCTAACATTATATAGTATGGATGTTGAGGAGTATGAGCGTCTTGGTGGCTTTTATTATAATTTTGATTCGACACTCGAAGTTGGAGATTTCACCAGTATAACGACCAAAAGTTGGCAAGCAAACAAGTGGTATAATCTGAAAGTGAATGTCGATTTTAGTACCAAAAAAATCGAGTATTTTATTGATCAGGTGAAAGTTTTAACCTCCACATTCAATAGTCAAGTTACTTCTATTAAAGAGTTTGATTTTGAGTTCGATAATTACCAATCCGGCTTTAAAGTCGATAATGTTAAAATCCAAAATTTAGACAATTTAGATATTCATAATGTTGATAAAGTACAAATTCAGTTGTATCCAAATCCAACTGGCGATGTTTTGAATATTAAAGGTGTTAAAGAGCTTGACGTGCTTTCTGTTTTCGATGCAAGTGGAAAATTAGTTTACCAATCGCAATCGCTTTCTCCAATTGATGTTAAATCCTGGAAGTCTGGCTTGTATGTGGTGAAAATTAAAACCAAAACATCAGAATTTATCAATAAGTTTTTGAAAAACTAA
- a CDS encoding phosphoribosyltransferase translates to MESIKVHDKTFVPYLKHDEIIEIVNRVAADVYEDYKDERPVFIGVLSGVIQFFSDFIKAYPGECEIGFIKMSSYVGTESSGIVFKEMELTKDIKDRHIILMEDIVDTGNTIENLFTYFKETQRPKSIRVASLLLKPDVYKKEFKIDYVGKEIPNKFVLGYGLDYDELGRNLKDLYQLEEGNINH, encoded by the coding sequence ATGGAAAGTATCAAAGTACACGACAAAACTTTTGTCCCTTATCTAAAACATGACGAAATTATTGAAATCGTAAACCGAGTAGCAGCCGATGTCTACGAAGATTACAAAGATGAAAGACCCGTTTTCATCGGTGTACTGAGTGGTGTTATTCAGTTTTTCTCAGATTTCATAAAAGCCTATCCAGGCGAATGCGAAATCGGTTTTATCAAGATGAGTTCTTATGTTGGAACAGAATCCTCCGGTATCGTTTTCAAAGAAATGGAACTTACCAAAGACATCAAAGACCGCCACATCATTCTTATGGAAGACATCGTGGACACAGGTAATACCATCGAAAATCTCTTCACTTACTTCAAAGAGACACAACGTCCAAAATCAATAAGAGTAGCCTCGTTGTTATTAAAACCTGACGTTTATAAAAAAGAATTCAAGATTGATTATGTTGGAAAAGAAATTCCAAACAAATTTGTTTTAGGCTATGGACTGGATTATGATGAATTGGGCAGAAATCTAAAAGATCTTTATCAACTAGAAGAAGGAAACATCAACCATTAA
- a CDS encoding adenylate kinase, which translates to MINIVLFGPPGSGKGTQAQHLIEKFNLQQISTGDLFRFNIKNETELGKLAKSYIDKGELVPDQVTIDMLVDELRKPSTAAGYIFDGFPRTANQTQALEQIVKDELNSEISICLSLVVKDEVLVERLLKRGETSGRTDDSNEAIISNRIKEYYAKTAEVAELYKQQGKYVEVNGIGEISEISEKLFAEVEKIK; encoded by the coding sequence ATGATTAACATCGTATTATTTGGTCCTCCGGGAAGTGGAAAAGGGACACAAGCACAACATCTAATTGAAAAGTTCAACCTTCAACAAATTTCCACGGGCGATTTATTTCGTTTCAATATTAAAAACGAAACAGAATTGGGAAAACTCGCTAAATCTTACATCGACAAAGGCGAATTGGTACCAGACCAAGTAACTATCGACATGTTAGTTGACGAACTTAGAAAACCATCAACTGCAGCAGGTTATATATTCGACGGTTTCCCAAGAACAGCTAATCAAACACAAGCTTTGGAACAAATCGTAAAAGACGAACTAAATTCTGAAATTAGCATTTGCCTTTCTTTAGTTGTTAAAGATGAAGTTCTTGTCGAAAGATTACTAAAAAGAGGCGAAACCAGCGGTAGAACAGACGATAGCAACGAAGCTATTATCAGCAACCGTATTAAAGAATATTATGCTAAAACCGCTGAAGTTGCAGAACTATACAAGCAACAAGGCAAATATGTAGAAGTTAACGGCATCGGCGAAATTTCAGAAATTTCTGAAAAGCTTTTCGCAGAAGTCGAAAAAATAAAATAG
- the obgE gene encoding GTPase ObgE: MSNFVDYVKIHCTSGHGGAGSAHLRREKYIPKGGPDGGDGGRGGSIIMKGNAHEWTLLPLRYTRHVKAGRGENGGKNQLTGAAGDDIYIQVPIGTIAKNEEGEIIGEILEDKQEIVLMQGGKGGLGNEHFKSATNQTPRYAQPGLPGEEGYVVFELKILADVGLVGFPNAGKSTLLASISAAKPKIANYAFTTLTPNLGIVDYRNYKSFVMADIPGIIEGAAEGKGLGHRFLRHIERNSILLFLIPADSENHFKEFQILENELKEYNPELLEKDYIISVSKADLLDDELKTEVSAEFPEGKKPIFFSGVTGEGLMELKDAIWKQLHG; encoded by the coding sequence ATGAGCAATTTTGTAGATTACGTTAAAATTCATTGTACATCCGGTCATGGAGGTGCTGGTTCCGCCCACCTTCGTCGCGAAAAATACATTCCAAAAGGTGGTCCCGATGGTGGCGACGGTGGACGTGGTGGTAGCATTATCATGAAAGGTAACGCACACGAATGGACCTTGCTTCCACTTCGTTACACGCGACATGTTAAAGCTGGTCGTGGCGAAAATGGAGGAAAAAACCAATTAACTGGAGCTGCGGGAGACGATATTTACATTCAGGTTCCTATTGGTACCATTGCAAAAAATGAAGAAGGCGAAATTATCGGAGAAATCCTTGAAGACAAGCAAGAAATCGTTCTTATGCAAGGTGGAAAAGGTGGACTTGGAAATGAGCATTTCAAATCAGCAACCAACCAAACGCCAAGATATGCACAACCTGGACTTCCAGGCGAAGAAGGTTATGTTGTTTTCGAACTAAAAATCCTTGCAGATGTTGGTTTAGTAGGTTTTCCTAATGCTGGAAAATCCACACTTTTGGCATCTATTTCGGCAGCGAAACCAAAAATCGCCAATTATGCCTTCACCACATTAACACCTAATTTGGGGATTGTAGATTACAGAAATTACAAATCTTTTGTAATGGCAGATATCCCTGGAATTATCGAAGGTGCAGCCGAAGGAAAAGGTCTTGGACATCGTTTTTTACGCCATATAGAACGTAACTCTATCTTACTTTTTTTAATTCCGGCAGATTCTGAAAATCATTTTAAAGAATTCCAAATTTTGGAAAACGAACTAAAAGAATATAATCCGGAACTTTTGGAGAAAGATTATATTATTTCTGTTTCGAAAGCCGATCTTTTGGATGACGAACTAAAAACTGAAGTTTCCGCAGAATTCCCAGAAGGTAAAAAACCAATATTTTTTTCAGGCGTTACTGGTGAAGGACTTATGGAATTGAAAGATGCAATTTGGAAACAACTTCACGGTTAA
- a CDS encoding DUF6438 domain-containing protein, whose protein sequence is MKYLLSLFSILLLTACQSHKSVSKYQKLEYETTPCFGFCPIFKITINADKSATFEAEHFNFGENHTKTNFSAEREGTFKTTIKAKDYNKLVALIDELDPKQLNDFYGDKNIMDMPTSFLRINYTDGTSKIIEDYGKRGTPKLKEVYKFFADLRLNQTWKKVK, encoded by the coding sequence ATGAAATACCTATTAAGTCTTTTTAGCATTTTGTTGCTGACGGCTTGTCAGTCTCATAAATCGGTATCCAAATATCAGAAATTAGAATATGAGACAACGCCATGTTTCGGATTTTGTCCAATATTTAAAATTACAATTAATGCCGACAAAAGTGCAACTTTCGAAGCAGAACATTTTAATTTTGGAGAAAACCATACAAAAACAAATTTTTCAGCAGAACGTGAAGGTACTTTTAAAACCACTATTAAAGCTAAAGATTATAACAAATTGGTCGCTTTGATTGATGAGCTAGATCCAAAACAACTCAATGATTTCTATGGTGATAAAAACATCATGGATATGCCAACTTCTTTTTTAAGAATTAATTATACCGATGGAACATCAAAAATTATTGAAGATTACGGAAAAAGAGGAACTCCAAAACTAAAAGAAGTTTATAAGTTTTTTGCGGATTTACGCTTAAATCAAACATGGAAAAAAGTAAAATAG
- a CDS encoding DEAD/DEAH box helicase encodes MNFTDLQLIEPIVKSIHELGYTNPTPIQQKAIPEVLKGRDVLGCAQTGTGKTAAFAIPMLQNLSHPKYKNNKKIKALILTPTRELAIQIEENFKEYGKRLPLKSLVIFGGVKQGAQEAAIRKGVDILIATPGRLLDFINQRIINLQDLEVFVLDEADRMLDMGFVHDVKRIIKLIPQKRQTLFFSATMPKEISALANSILQNPVKVEVTPVSSTADTIQQSVFLVEKDDKLELLIHVLQNQKIDQLLVFSRTKHGADKIARRLHKANISAEAIHGNKSQNARQNALNNFKSKKTRVLVATDIAARGIDIDELKYVLNFELSDVSETYVHRIGRTGRAGNDGTSFSFVDGLDLVNLRNTEKLIGKKIPINRDHPYHTDNLIEQKRDSNNKAAANTRPSKTQEKEKVAKKNYYKKSSRQGKK; translated from the coding sequence TTGAATTTCACAGACCTCCAACTTATAGAACCTATCGTTAAATCGATTCACGAATTAGGATACACCAACCCAACACCCATTCAGCAAAAAGCCATTCCAGAAGTCCTAAAAGGCCGCGACGTACTAGGTTGCGCCCAAACCGGAACGGGAAAAACAGCAGCTTTTGCGATTCCGATGTTACAAAATCTTTCGCATCCGAAGTATAAAAACAATAAAAAAATAAAAGCCTTAATCTTGACACCAACGCGAGAATTGGCCATCCAGATAGAAGAAAATTTTAAAGAATACGGCAAACGTCTTCCACTGAAATCGTTGGTAATTTTTGGTGGTGTTAAACAAGGCGCACAAGAAGCTGCGATCCGAAAAGGTGTTGACATATTAATCGCCACGCCTGGACGATTGTTGGATTTTATAAATCAAAGAATCATTAATCTGCAAGATCTAGAAGTTTTCGTTTTGGACGAAGCAGACCGTATGTTGGACATGGGATTTGTACATGATGTGAAACGAATCATCAAACTTATTCCTCAAAAAAGACAAACATTATTTTTCTCGGCGACAATGCCAAAAGAAATTAGCGCCTTAGCCAACAGCATTCTTCAGAATCCTGTGAAAGTCGAAGTAACGCCCGTTTCATCAACAGCAGATACCATTCAGCAAAGTGTATTTTTGGTTGAAAAAGATGATAAACTGGAACTTTTGATTCACGTTTTACAAAACCAAAAGATTGATCAATTGTTGGTCTTTTCGAGAACCAAACACGGCGCAGACAAAATTGCAAGACGACTTCATAAAGCCAACATCTCTGCGGAAGCGATACATGGTAACAAATCTCAGAATGCCAGACAAAATGCCTTAAACAATTTTAAATCTAAAAAAACGCGTGTTCTGGTTGCAACCGATATCGCTGCGCGAGGCATTGACATTGATGAGCTAAAATACGTCCTGAACTTCGAATTGTCAGATGTTTCGGAAACTTACGTTCACCGTATCGGAAGAACGGGACGCGCAGGTAATGATGGGACGTCGTTCTCTTTCGTTGACGGTTTGGACTTGGTGAATCTTCGTAATACCGAAAAATTAATTGGTAAAAAAATCCCTATCAATCGCGATCATCCTTATCATACAGATAATCTTATCGAGCAAAAACGCGATAGCAATAATAAGGCTGCTGCCAACACAAGACCTTCCAAAACACAGGAAAAAGAAAAAGTCGCCAAAAAGAATTATTATAAAAAAAGTTCTAGACAAGGCAAAAAATAA
- a CDS encoding 1-acyl-sn-glycerol-3-phosphate acyltransferase, whose amino-acid sequence MDSCLDSIRFYNKEEVHPALQSMAKHPMMMALLQFAFPGKSENEISNILASIDSIEDFQDKVISHCIRNILKQSSDGLTISGLEHLDKNKTYLFISNHRDIVLDTSLINLALLENGFQLTASAIGDNLVQRDIFMVLAKLNRNFLVKRDVSPRELLKSSQLMSDYIKDLILNRHQSVWIAQREGRTKDGNDTTHPGVLKMIAMTNGKSDVCDYFKSLNIVPVSISYEYDPTDKLKTYKAIQSKNSEVLVKSKNEDFENVMAGVLGQKKRIHIHFGEVLSETLDEIKSKSENNNQQIQMIAESIDKAIISNYRLFPNSFIALDILNEANRYSAYYTQDEKELFERRMALSIDKNDVELKTHFLSHYANPVVNKEKLGFEF is encoded by the coding sequence ATGGATTCTTGTTTAGATTCAATTCGATTTTATAATAAGGAAGAAGTACATCCTGCGTTACAATCGATGGCAAAACATCCGATGATGATGGCTTTGTTACAGTTCGCTTTTCCGGGAAAGTCCGAAAACGAAATTTCAAATATTTTAGCATCAATTGATAGTATCGAAGATTTTCAGGATAAAGTCATCAGCCATTGTATTCGTAATATTTTAAAACAATCTTCGGATGGTTTGACGATTTCAGGTTTAGAACATTTGGATAAAAATAAAACCTATCTTTTCATTTCCAATCATAGAGATATTGTTCTGGATACGAGTTTGATCAATTTGGCTTTGCTAGAAAATGGATTTCAGTTGACGGCTTCCGCTATTGGTGATAATCTGGTACAGCGCGATATTTTTATGGTTTTGGCGAAGCTTAACAGAAATTTTTTGGTTAAACGTGATGTTTCGCCGCGCGAACTTTTGAAAAGTAGTCAATTGATGTCAGATTATATCAAAGATTTAATTCTAAATCGGCATCAATCGGTTTGGATTGCACAGCGTGAAGGTCGTACAAAAGATGGTAACGATACCACACATCCTGGCGTTCTCAAAATGATTGCAATGACCAATGGAAAATCTGATGTTTGTGATTATTTTAAAAGCTTAAATATAGTTCCTGTCAGCATTTCTTATGAATATGATCCGACGGATAAATTGAAAACCTATAAAGCAATTCAGTCCAAAAATTCTGAAGTGCTTGTAAAGTCGAAAAATGAAGATTTTGAAAATGTGATGGCTGGCGTGTTGGGACAAAAGAAAAGAATCCACATCCATTTTGGAGAAGTGCTTAGCGAGACTTTGGATGAGATAAAATCGAAATCTGAAAACAATAATCAGCAAATCCAAATGATTGCAGAGTCGATTGATAAAGCGATTATTAGTAATTATAGATTATTCCCAAACAGTTTCATCGCGTTGGATATTCTTAACGAGGCAAATCGTTATTCTGCATATTACACGCAAGATGAAAAGGAATTGTTTGAACGTAGAATGGCTTTAAGTATCGATAAAAATGATGTCGAACTCAAGACGCATTTTCTAAGTCACTACGCCAATCCAGTGGTTAATAAAGAGAAATTAGGCTTCGAGTTTTAG
- a CDS encoding TatD family hydrolase produces the protein MIDTHTHLYSEQFDVDRAEMIQRALDKGVEKFILPAIDSETHEKMLALESNYPNKMFAMMGLHPCSVKPESWENELNLVKKYIDQRDFVAIGEIGIDLYWDKSTLDIQVKAFEQQIDWAIEKDWPIVIHTRDSFDETFEVLERKKHPKLRGVFHCFSGDLDQANHALDLGFVLGIGGVATFKNGKVDQFLNQIPLDKIVLETDSPYLAPVPHRGKRNESAYVELVAGKLVDIYGVSFEDINKRTTETALKIFGINN, from the coding sequence ATGATAGACACACATACCCATCTATATTCTGAGCAATTCGATGTCGATCGAGCAGAAATGATTCAGCGCGCTTTAGACAAAGGCGTAGAAAAATTTATCTTGCCAGCCATCGATTCGGAAACGCATGAAAAAATGCTCGCTTTAGAATCCAATTATCCCAATAAGATGTTCGCTATGATGGGACTTCATCCATGTTCTGTTAAGCCAGAATCTTGGGAGAACGAATTGAATTTGGTGAAAAAATACATCGATCAACGCGATTTTGTTGCGATTGGCGAAATTGGGATTGATCTTTATTGGGACAAGTCAACTTTGGATATTCAGGTTAAAGCTTTTGAACAACAAATAGATTGGGCGATTGAGAAAGATTGGCCAATTGTCATCCACACCCGCGATAGTTTTGATGAAACATTCGAGGTTTTAGAACGAAAAAAACATCCGAAACTTAGAGGTGTTTTTCATTGTTTCTCAGGAGATCTAGACCAAGCGAATCATGCTTTGGATTTAGGTTTTGTTTTAGGAATTGGCGGCGTAGCAACGTTCAAAAACGGAAAAGTCGATCAGTTTTTGAATCAAATTCCTTTAGATAAAATAGTTTTGGAGACAGATTCGCCTTATCTTGCGCCCGTTCCTCATCGTGGCAAACGTAACGAAAGTGCTTATGTAGAATTGGTTGCCGGAAAACTGGTAGATATCTATGGCGTTTCGTTTGAGGACATTAACAAAAGGACAACAGAAACAGCATTAAAAATTTTTGGAATTAATAATTAA
- a CDS encoding GSCFA domain-containing protein has protein sequence MIFRTEVDINAVEKNIDIEDSIFSIGSCFATEIHTKLKEGQLQTFNNPFGTLFNPYAINTALQRIYKGKDYSEIDLILANDLFMSLDHHSSFDSRFAHKILEKINSQLQAANDFLQTTKWVIITYGSAFVYEFLPKNKIAANCHKIPQKFFNKRFLTDEELRQNIAESIECIKDICPEDVQILFSLSPVRHTKDGMTENSLSKAKLLSAMHDVIPNYNNCYYLPIYEILMDDLRDYRFYKDDLIHPNEQAVQYIWEKFGQAFFADDTKLFINENNKIQAALKHKSSDEESPKHQKFLENLKQKIENQRQKAKHSIFENVDL, from the coding sequence ATGATTTTCAGAACAGAAGTTGACATTAATGCTGTAGAAAAAAACATAGATATCGAAGATTCTATATTTTCGATCGGCTCTTGTTTTGCAACCGAGATTCATACTAAATTAAAGGAGGGTCAACTCCAGACTTTTAATAATCCGTTTGGGACTTTGTTCAATCCGTATGCGATTAACACAGCTTTGCAAAGGATTTATAAAGGGAAAGATTACTCGGAGATTGACTTGATTTTGGCCAACGACTTGTTCATGAGTTTGGATCATCACTCCTCTTTTGATTCCAGATTTGCACATAAGATTTTGGAAAAAATCAATAGCCAGTTACAAGCTGCTAACGACTTTTTACAAACCACGAAATGGGTGATTATCACATACGGAAGTGCTTTCGTTTATGAATTTTTACCAAAAAATAAAATTGCTGCCAACTGTCATAAAATTCCACAAAAGTTTTTTAACAAAAGATTCTTGACAGATGAAGAACTTCGCCAAAATATTGCGGAAAGTATAGAATGCATCAAGGATATCTGTCCAGAGGATGTTCAGATTTTGTTCAGTTTATCGCCCGTTCGTCACACCAAAGATGGCATGACCGAAAATAGTCTGAGCAAAGCCAAACTCTTATCGGCAATGCATGATGTTATCCCCAATTATAACAATTGCTATTATCTTCCGATTTACGAAATTTTAATGGACGATTTGCGGGATTATCGCTTTTATAAAGACGATCTTATTCACCCGAATGAGCAAGCGGTGCAATATATTTGGGAGAAATTTGGACAAGCTTTTTTCGCCGATGATACCAAATTGTTCATTAATGAAAATAACAAAATCCAAGCTGCGCTCAAGCATAAATCTTCCGATGAGGAAAGTCCAAAACATCAAAAATTTTTGGAAAACTTAAAACAGAAAATAGAAAATCAGCGCCAAAAAGCCAAACATTCAATTTTTGAAAATGTTGATCTTTAG